The Syntrophorhabdales bacterium genome segment GTCAGGACATCGTCACGGGCAGGGCCCGTTTCACGCTCGGGCTGATTGGGCTGCAGGACGGCCTCGGTCTCGTGCCCGTGGTCATGGGACTCTTCGGAATCGCCGAAGTACTGGTGAATCTCGAGACAACCCAGAAAAGAAGTGTTCTTTCAACAAAGATCAGACACCTGTTGCCGAACAGGGATGACTGGCGACGGTCTTTGAAGCCCATAGGCCGCGGGTCGATTGTGGGTTTCCTGCTGGGAATCCTCCCCGGCGGTGGCGCGGTGATCTCTTCCTTTGTGTCGTACGCAATGGAAAAGAAGTTCGCGCGGCAACCGGAAAGATTCGGCAAGGGAGCCATAGAAGGGGTAGCTGGACCTGAAGCGGCAAACAATGCCGCCACCAGCGGGGCATTCATACCGCTCTTCTCGCTGGGCATTCCACCAAACGTTGTCATGGCATTGCTGCTTGGCGCACTCATGATACACGGTCTTCGTCCGGGACCACTCATGATCACCGAACGTCCTGAAATCTTCTGGGGCACAGTGGCCAGCATGTACGTGGGTAATGTGCTCCTGCTCATACTCAACTTGCCGCTGATAGGCATATGGGTGCGTGTGCTCAAGATCCCGTACAGGATACTCTTTCCTCTGATCCTCCTCTTTTGCCTCATAGGTGCATATTGTATAAGCGGGAACGTCTTCGATATCTACGTTATGATTCTGTTCGGGATTATTGGGTACGGATTCAGAAAGATAAATTATGAACCTGCCCCTCTCGTGCTCGCCTTCGTGCTGGGGCCACTGCTGGAGCAGAACCTGCGCCAGGCACTCATTCTTTCGGACGGGGATCCGGCTGTTTTCCTGACACATCCTATATCGGCAGTCTGTCTATTTCTTTGTCTCTTTCTGCTCGTCTCCTCTGTCATTCCATTCATACAGAAGAAGCGGAACATACTGGAAGAGGACTCGTGAAAAGCAGGGTCACGGGTCAGGGGACATGGGTCAAGGGTAAGTCTCAGAAGCAATATACGAGCAGCTAGGACCGGTAAACCAGCAGGCTTTTTTCTCGGCTTCTGTTGCTTTGTTCTTCATGACCCATTACCCATGCCCCATGACCCGACAACAACTTGACCCATGGCCCCGTGATCGTTATACTTCCGAACGGGAGTTCTATCGTGGACCGACGTATACTTCTCAATGTTGTGAGTGTAATTAGTTTGGTGCTCGGATTGGGTGGATCAGTCTGGATCTATCAGACAGCCTTGAATACGTCGAGGGTCCTTGGTTACGAAGAGGGAAACGGCTCTGCATATCCGGTCGCCCCCGAGGATTCAAAGCTGTTTCTGAGGGATTTGGAGCTTTACGGCGGCAAAGCAAATATTGTTGCCTACAAACTCAGGACGTGGTTCACCGGGCTTTGGCACGGAAAATCCCTCGCCGTAATAGTAGGCTGCGCCACCATTCTTGCTTCCTTCGGATGTTACTATGCTGCTAACCACACACCATCCGGCAGAAACCCGGATGCAGACCACAGCTCTACTACGCCGACAGATGTAATACAAAAATAGGTTTAATGATATTATTTGATATTTTTAGGTACCACTATGGTTTTTATTAGATTCTTTTCAGAACCATTAATAACTTATAAAATACATAATCGAATCTTTTGTGAAAGCTATTTGACTAACGTGAGTGATCGTGCTGTGTGCCAAGATTTGATGCCATGCAGGTTCTAATGTACTTCGTTGCCATTCGGCGCGGCTGATACACGCCTGTGTGACCGTCACAGAGTATATCTGCATTGAGGTTGAGAAGTTTTTCTGCCGA includes the following:
- a CDS encoding tripartite tricarboxylate transporter permease, which translates into the protein FIGVFIGTLIGVLPGIGPVGAMSVLLPATFGISPVAAIIMLAGIYYGAMYGGSTTSILVNIPGEAASVITCIDGYQMARQGRAGPALGIAAFGSFIAGTIGLIGLMLMAAPLARFAVKFGPAEYFSLMCLGLSLLMYLTHGSILRGLLMAGAGLFLSLIGQDIVTGRARFTLGLIGLQDGLGLVPVVMGLFGIAEVLVNLETTQKRSVLSTKIRHLLPNRDDWRRSLKPIGRGSIVGFLLGILPGGGAVISSFVSYAMEKKFARQPERFGKGAIEGVAGPEAANNAATSGAFIPLFSLGIPPNVVMALLLGALMIHGLRPGPLMITERPEIFWGTVASMYVGNVLLLILNLPLIGIWVRVLKIPYRILFPLILLFCLIGAYCISGNVFDIYVMILFGIIGYGFRKINYEPAPLVLAFVLGPLLEQNLRQALILSDGDPAVFLTHPISAVCLFLCLFLLVSSVIPFIQKKRNILEEDS